The Balaenoptera acutorostrata chromosome 10, mBalAcu1.1, whole genome shotgun sequence genome has a window encoding:
- the APOM gene encoding apolipoprotein M, with the protein MFHQIWAALLYLYGILLNSIYQCPEHSQLTTEGADGKEFPEPHLGRWYFIAGAAPTKEELATFDPVDNIVFNMAVGSAPMQLQLRATIRTKNGLCAPRKWIYHLSEGSTDLRTEGRPDMKTKLFSSACPGGIMLKETGQGYQRFLLYNRSPHPPKKCVEEFQSLTSCLDFKAFLLTPRNQETCELSSN; encoded by the exons ATGTTCCACCAAATTTGGGCAGCTCTACTCTACCTCTATGGCATTCTCCTTAACTCCATCTACCAGTGCCCTGAGCACAGTCAACTGACAACTGAAGGAGCAGATGGGAAAGAG TTCCCAGAGCCCCACCTGGGCCGGTGGTACTTTATCGCAGGGGCAGCTCCCACCAAGGAGGAGTTGGCGACTTTTGACCCTGTGGACAACATTGTCTTCAACATGGCCGTGGGCTCTGCCCCCATGCAGCTCCAGCTTCGAGCTACCATCCGCAC GAAAAATGGGCTCTGTGCGCCCCGGAAATGGATCTACCACCTGTCTGAGGGGAGCACAGATCTCAGAACCGAAG GCCGCCCTGACATGAAGACCAAGCTCTTCTCCAGCGCATGCCCAGGCGGAATCATGCTGAAAGAGACGGGCCAGGGTTACCAGCGCTTCCTCCTCTACA ATCGCTCACCACACCCTCCCAAGAAGTGTGTGGAGGAATTCCAGTCCCTGACCTCCTGCCTCGACTTTAAGGCCTTCTTACTGACTCCCAGGAATCAAG aGACCTGTGAGCTGTCCAGTAACTGA
- the C10H6orf47 gene encoding uncharacterized protein C6orf47 homolog produces the protein MFLRQLGGWLPRPWGRWKSTRPDLPAPEPRRMDSSSENSGSDWDSAPETMGDLGPPKTKDSGAQRSSGAAPEPSRESQVEQLGCKRMDSLKWDKTVSSTQESGRLEAGETIPKLGWDPVDSGSTRKPGVSPEEGLSPPGPEAPAEKPGQRQKLLGWLRGETGGGAGAPYQYLGDPEECLQISTNLTLHLLELLASALLGLCSRPLRAALDALGLRGPLGLWLHGLLSFLAALHGLHAVLSLLTAHPLHFACLFGLLQALVLAVSLREPSGDGEATDLEGEKLGREGEEQRGDPGKRL, from the coding sequence ATGTTCCTGCGACAGCTTGGTGGCTGGCTACCTCGCCCCTGGGGCCGCTGGAAATCAACGAGGCCTGACCTGCCCGCCCCAGAACCCAGACGGATGGACAGCTCCTCTGAGAATTCAGGGAGTGACTGGGACAGTGCCCCAGAAACCATGGGAGATCTGGGGCCTCCCAAGACCAAGGACTCAGGTGCACAGAGGAGCTCTGGGGCTGCTCCAGAACCAAGCAGGGAGTCCCAAGTTGAGCAACTGGGGTGCAAAAGAATGGATTCTCTCAAGTGGGACAAGACTGTCTCTAGCACTCAAGAGTCTGGGAGATTGGAGGCTGGAGAGACCATTCCCAAACTAGGATGGGATCCTGTGGACTCAGGTAGCACCAGGAAGCCTGGTGTGTCCCCTGAAGAGGGACTGAGTCCCCCTGGGCCTGAAGCCCCAGCGGAGAAGCCTGGCCAGCGTCAGAAGCTGCTGGGCTGGCTGCGGGGGGAAACAGGTGGGGGAGCAGGGGCTCCCTACCAGTACCTGGGGGACCCAGAGGAGTGTCTGCAGATCTCCACCAACCTGACCCTGCATCTGCTGGAGCTTCTGGCCTCAGCCCTGCTAGGGCTGTGCTCAAGGCCCTTGCGGGCAGCCTTGGACGCGTTGGGCCTGCGTGGACCGCTGGGCCTCTGGCTGCATGGGCTACTGTCCTTCCTGGCTGCCCTGCATGGGCTCCATGCCGTGCTGAGCCTACTTACCGCTCACCCCCTGCACTTTGCCTGCCTCTTTGGTCTTCTACAGGCCCTGGTGCTGGCTGTCAGCCTCCGGGAGcccagtggggatggggaggccaCTGACTTGGAGGGCGAGAagttggggagggagggtgaggagcAGAGGGGAGACCCAGGAAAGAGGCTGTGA